One segment of Syngnathus scovelli strain Florida chromosome 6, RoL_Ssco_1.2, whole genome shotgun sequence DNA contains the following:
- the LOC125970408 gene encoding cyclic nucleotide-gated channel beta-1-like isoform X1, producing the protein MFNWVVKVVPHPPGPPQTDADIKTPAGIKQELPKNRDVKSPPLKGTDDASVDSQSQAGVLGWLSNSFASTLPQPAGSPHLDNKSIGDGERSGVMGWVTQSLTKVLPQPDDKYREDNNGNEEEHTEVCEVATMPDFDPLPHIPVVEMLSEEEAEENEEVFPPNVVTWLKQKIPQPVLIPASSVPIEPKAKKTPRSSLDKSTYFTFPVLSPPPESLSGITLDTDNKASGMVGWFVSGLGLKLPQPVLPPQNDAEATADVLKKASTKLNPDMVLEDVDSDSEGHMTSAHTQQIIAQRSSSMHQNKCESKQASHPALAPVLQEDAETQTGRWTPFIESIRREAEDVALATMEERLQQERIEMTIMAAEVARQTAEMAVRQLASEGQSIKLSLGSQEMLEEPDTELQVLEEETPVTEQIIVKEELLAVEEQEESNAEEETGIEEGEPEKEAEPRGISPSPPPRPEPVKVSEPECVQQAVVQSREEVPQAEPVTQQPQKADKDIQGTKTDEKEDATEDDCGDSSRLSLRPAVNIEDFDSHCESAAEGKAEQLLTPQDPKLTTLTVPVTPAGGRPSSKGDKDGGNRRTVRTKIRKLQSQSEDDEEEAGIPIRAWASQSSIHSSDDPLRERPSSSASQTSAAVNERLQELVRMFKERTEKAKEKLIDPDSSDEDSIIPSPQKAQAPHPAPNTLRVGKDVSEEPPGPSGGGADSEPEEKSERQVKSPRRTRAFVRFRFPASIDPFTNLMYVLWMFLVSLAWNWNVWFIPVRWAFPYQTPSNIYYWLLTDYLCDLIYILDITVFQPRLQFIRGGDIVCDTKEMRKNYMKSKRFKFDVASLVPLELFYFKTGINPLLRLPRILKLNSFFEFNERLEAILTKAYVYRVVRTTTYLLYCLHCNACLYYWGSAFKGLGSTKWVYDGKGNSYIRCYYFAVKTLITIGGLPDPTTLFEIVFQLINYFVGVFVFSIMIGQMRDVVGAATASQTNYRTCMDNTIKYMSSYRIPKDVQNRVKTWYNYTWQSQGMLDEQELLTQLPDKMRLDIAIDVNYSIISKVPLFQGCDQQMIFDMLKSLRSVVYLPGDYVCKKGEVGREMYIIKAGEVQVVGGPDGKTVFVTLGAGSVFGEISLLAVGGVNRRTANVIAHGFANLFILDKKDLNEILVHYPESKKLLRKKTRKMLTKEKKPDPKEEAKEPAKVQVTPVRPETPKLLRAALEMTEKSTGLKGAMAQVKDKTNKSSVSLQASISSPVPSPVSTPSVTPAISTTFLSTFASFNDNSDMSLSLTEDVLPVDHRQECEREEEEEEGGIKV; encoded by the exons ATGTTCAACTGGGTGGTGAAAGTGGTCCCTCATCCCCCTGGACCTCCTCAAACAGATGCAGATATCAAGACTCCTGCTGGG ATAAAACAGGAACTCCCCAAAAACAGAGATG TCAAGAGTCCTCCACTGAAGGGTACAGATGATGCTTCAGTAGACAG CCAGTCCCAGGCCGGAGTCTTAGGTTGGCTGTCCAATAGCTTTGCAAGCACCCTGCCTCAGCCTGCCGGATCACCTCACCTCGACAACAAG TCTATTGGGGATGGAGAAAG GTCGGGAGTGATGGGATGGGTCACTCAAAGTCTGACAAAGGTGCTGCCACAGCCCGACGACAAGTACAGAGAAGACAACAATGGCAACGAAGAGGAGCACACAGAG GTGTGCGAAGTTGCAACAATGCCAG ATTTTGACCCACTCCCGCACATCCCTGTAGTGGAAATGTTATcagaagaagaggcagaggagaaTGAGGAGGTGTTCCCCCCAAA CGTGGTGACGTGGCTCAAGCAGAAGATCCCTCAGCCAGTTCTAATCCCCGCTAGTTCCGTGCCCATTGAGCCGAAAGCCAAAAAGACTCCTCGCTCATCTTTGGACAAAAGTACATACTTTACATTCCCTG TTCTTTCTCCACCACCTGAATCTCTAAGTGGAATCACACTGGACACTGATAACAAGGCCTCAGG GATGGTTGGCTGGTTTGTGTCAGGGCTTGGCTTGAAGCTCCCTCAGCCTGTTCTTCCACCCCAAAATGACGCCGAG GCCACAGCAGATGTTCTGAAGAAAG CCTCTACCAAACTCAATCCTGACATGGTGTTAGAAGACGTGGATTCAGACAGCGAGGGCCACATGACCTCAGCCCACACACAGCAGATCATAGCACAAAGGAGTTCCTCCATGCACCAAAACAAGTGTGAGTCAAAGCAAGCATCCCACCCGGCTTTGGCTCCAGTTCTTCAGGAGGATGCTGAGACCCAGACAGGCCGCTGGACACCGTTCATTGAAAGCATCAGGCGGGAGGCTGAGGATGTGGCCTTGGCCACCATGGAGGAACG TTTGCAGCAGGAGCGCATAGAGATGACCATCATGGCCGCAGAAGTGGCGAGACAGACGGCCGAGATGGCCGTAAGACAGCTGGCCAGCGAGGGTCAGTCCATCAAACTATCACTGGGGAGCCAAGAGATGCTGGAGGAGCCCGACACAGA ACTGCAAGTTTTAGAAGAAGAGACACCAGTGACTGAGCAAATCATTGT AAAAGAGGAGCTTCTTGCTGTTGAAGAGCAGGAAGAAAGCAAcgctgaggaggaaaccggcattGAAGAAG GAGAGCCGGAAAAGGAGGCAGAGCCACGAGGGATATCCCCGTCTCCCCCTCCGAGACCTGAACCAGTGAAGGTTTCTGAACCGGAGTGCGTTCAACAAGCAGTGGTCCAGAGCCGAGAAGAAGTTCCACAGGCTGAGCCTGTGACCCAGCAGCCACAGAAAGCTGACAAAGACATTCAAGGCACCAAGACTGACGAAAAA GAGGATGCCACTGAAGATGATTGTGGGG ATAGTTCTCGACTCAGCCTCCGTCCAGCAGTCAATATCGAGGATTTCGACTCGCACTGCGAGAGTGCCGCAGAGGGGAAAGCGGAGCAACTCCTCACCCCGCAGGATCCGAAACTAACAACCTTGACTGTCCCCGTCACCCCAGCAGGAGGGCGACCAag CAGCAAAGGAGATAAAGA TGGAGGAAATCGTAGGACTGTCCGCACAAAAAT TAGGAAGCTGCAATCTCAAAGtgaagatgatgaggaggaagcAGGCATCCCAATCAGAGCCTGGGCCAGCCAGTCCAGCATCCACAGCTCCGATGACCC CTTGCGAGAACGTCCGTCATCGTCTGCCAGTCAGACCAGCGCAGCGGTCAATGAGCGTCTTCAGGAGCTGGTCCGCATGTTTAAAGAGAGGACAGAGAAGGCGAAAGAGAAACTCATAGACCCTGACAGCTCTGATGAAGACAGCATCATCCCCT CTCCTCAAAAGGCCCAAGCGCCGCACCCCGCTCCCAATACGCTACGTGTGGGCAAGGACGTTTCTGAGGAGCCCCCTGGTCCTTCAGGAGGAGGAGCCGACAGTGAGCCAGAGGAGAAGTCCGAGCGGCAGGTGAAATCCCCTCGACGGACACGAGCCTTTGTGCGCTTCCGCTTCCCCGCCAGCATCGACCCTTTCACCA ATTTAATGTATGTCCTGTGGATGTTCTTGGTATCTCTGGCGTGGAACTGGAATGTTTGGTTTATCCCAGTGCGTTGGGCTTTCCCCTACCAGACACCAAGCAATATTTATTACTGGCTGCTGACTGATTACCTTTGTGACCTTATTTACATCCTGGACATCACCGTCTTCCAGCCACGTCTGCAATTTATCCGAGGAGGGGACATAGTT TGCGACACAAAAGAAATGAGAAAGAATTACATGAAATCCAAACGTTTTAAG TTTGATGTGGCTAGTCTTGTTCCGCTGGAGCTCTTCTATTTCAAAACTGGCATCAACCCTCTCCTGCGCCTGCCCCGGATACTCAAG CTCAACTCATTCTTTGAATTCAATGAGCGTTTAGAGGCTATCCTGACCAAAGCCTACGTCTACAG GGTGGTCCGGACCACCACGTATCTCCTCTACTGTCTCCACTGCAACGCCTGCCTCTACTACTGGGGCTCTGCCTTCAAAGGATTGGGTTCCACTAAGTGGGTGTATGACGGCAAAGGCAACAG TTACATTCGCTGTTACTATTTTGCGGTGAAGACCCTCATCACTATCGGGGGGTTGCCAGATCCCACTACCCTGTTTGAGATCGTCTTTCAGCTCATCAACTACTTTGTGGGAGTCTTTGTCTTTTCTATCATGATTGGGCAG ATGCGAGACGTCGTTGGGGCAGCCACAGCTAGTCAGACAAATTACCGTACCTGTATGGACAACACCATTAAATACATGTCTTCGTATCGCATCCCCAAAGATGTCCAGAACAGAGTCAAAACCTGGTACAACTACACTTGGCAGTCACAAGGCATGCTGG ACGAGCAGGAGCTGCTGACTCAGTTGCCAGATAAGATGCGTCTGGACATCGCCATTGATGTCAATTACTCCATCATCAGCAAAGTCCCTCTCTTTCAG GGTTGTGATCAACAGATGATCTTTGACATGTTAAAGAGCCTGCGCTCAGTTGTTTACCTGCCAGGGGATTATGTCTGCAAAAAG GGAGAGGTCGGTCGGGAGATGTACATCATCAAAGCAGGGGAAGTGCAGGTGGTTGGTGGACCGGATGGGAAGACAGTTTTTGTCACTCTTGGTGCTGGCTCCGTCTTTGGCGAGATTAG TTTACTCGCAGTGGGCGGGGTCAACAGGCGTACGGCTAACGTGATCGCTCACGGCTTTGCCAATCTTTTCATCCTGGACAAGAAAGACCTGAACGAGATTTTGGTCCACTATCCTGAATCCAAGAAACTGCTGCGTAAGAAAACCAG GAAGATGCTCACCAAGGAGAAGAAACCTGATCCCAAAGAGGAAGCCAAGGAGCCTGCCAAGGTCCAGGTCACTCCTGTAAGGCCAGAGACTCCCAAGCTGCTAAGAGCGGCCTTAGAGATGACTGAGAAATCCACTGGactcaaaggagccatggctcaAGTTAAAGACAAGACCAACAAGTCTAGCGTCTCGCTGCAG GCATCCATCTCGTCACCGGTTCCATCCCCCGTCTCCACGCCTTCAGTCACTCCCGCCATCTCCACCACGTTTCTCTCCACATTTGCCAGCTTCAACGACAACTCGGATATGTCGCTCTCTCTCACGGAGGACGTGCTGCCAGTGGATCACAGACAGGAGTGTGAgcgagaggaggaagaggaggagggtgggaTAAAGGTGTGA
- the LOC125970408 gene encoding cyclic nucleotide-gated channel beta-3-like isoform X4, whose protein sequence is MFNWVVKVVPHPPGPPQTDADIKTPAGIKQELPKNRDVKSPPLKGTDDASVDSQSQAGVLGWLSNSFASTLPQPAGSPHLDNKSIGDGERSGVMGWVTQSLTKVLPQPDDKYREDNNGNEEEHTEVCEVATMPDFDPLPHIPVVEMLSEEEAEENEEVFPPNVVTWLKQKIPQPVLIPASSVPIEPKAKKTPRSSLDKSTYFTFPVLSPPPESLSGITLDTDNKASGMVGWFVSGLGLKLPQPVLPPQNDAEATADVLKKASTKLNPDMVLEDVDSDSEGHMTSAHTQQIIAQRSSSMHQNKCESKQASHPALAPVLQEDAETQTGRWTPFIESIRREAEDVALATMEERLQQERIEMTIMAAEVARQTAEMAVRQLASEGQSIKLSLGSQEMLEEPDTELQVLEEETPVTEQIIVKEELLAVEEQEESNAEEETGIEEGEPEKEAEPRGISPSPPPRPEPVKVSEPECVQQAVVQSREEVPQAEPVTQQPQKADKDIQGTKTDEKEDATEDDCGDSSRLSLRPAVNIEDFDSHCESAAEGKAEQLLTPQDPKLTTLTVPVTPAGGRPSRKLQSQSEDDEEEAGIPIRAWASQSSIHSSDDPLRERPSSSASQTSAAVNERLQELVRMFKERTEKAKEKLIDPDSSDEDSIIPSPQKAQAPHPAPNTLRVGKDVSEEPPGPSGGGADSEPEEKSERQVKSPRRTRAFVRFRFPASIDPFTNLMYVLWMFLVSLAWNWNVWFIPVRWAFPYQTPSNIYYWLLTDYLCDLIYILDITVFQPRLQFIRGGDIVCDTKEMRKNYMKSKRFKFDVASLVPLELFYFKTGINPLLRLPRILKLNSFFEFNERLEAILTKAYVYRVVRTTTYLLYCLHCNACLYYWGSAFKGLGSTKWVYDGKGNSYIRCYYFAVKTLITIGGLPDPTTLFEIVFQLINYFVGVFVFSIMIGQMRDVVGAATASQTNYRTCMDNTIKYMSSYRIPKDVQNRVKTWYNYTWQSQGMLDEQELLTQLPDKMRLDIAIDVNYSIISKVPLFQGCDQQMIFDMLKSLRSVVYLPGDYVCKKGEVGREMYIIKAGEVQVVGGPDGKTVFVTLGAGSVFGEISLLAVGGVNRRTANVIAHGFANLFILDKKDLNEILVHYPESKKLLRKKTRKMLTKEKKPDPKEEAKEPAKVQVTPVRPETPKLLRAALEMTEKSTGLKGAMAQVKDKTNKSSVSLQASISSPVPSPVSTPSVTPAISTTFLSTFASFNDNSDMSLSLTEDVLPVDHRQECEREEEEEEGGIKV, encoded by the exons ATGTTCAACTGGGTGGTGAAAGTGGTCCCTCATCCCCCTGGACCTCCTCAAACAGATGCAGATATCAAGACTCCTGCTGGG ATAAAACAGGAACTCCCCAAAAACAGAGATG TCAAGAGTCCTCCACTGAAGGGTACAGATGATGCTTCAGTAGACAG CCAGTCCCAGGCCGGAGTCTTAGGTTGGCTGTCCAATAGCTTTGCAAGCACCCTGCCTCAGCCTGCCGGATCACCTCACCTCGACAACAAG TCTATTGGGGATGGAGAAAG GTCGGGAGTGATGGGATGGGTCACTCAAAGTCTGACAAAGGTGCTGCCACAGCCCGACGACAAGTACAGAGAAGACAACAATGGCAACGAAGAGGAGCACACAGAG GTGTGCGAAGTTGCAACAATGCCAG ATTTTGACCCACTCCCGCACATCCCTGTAGTGGAAATGTTATcagaagaagaggcagaggagaaTGAGGAGGTGTTCCCCCCAAA CGTGGTGACGTGGCTCAAGCAGAAGATCCCTCAGCCAGTTCTAATCCCCGCTAGTTCCGTGCCCATTGAGCCGAAAGCCAAAAAGACTCCTCGCTCATCTTTGGACAAAAGTACATACTTTACATTCCCTG TTCTTTCTCCACCACCTGAATCTCTAAGTGGAATCACACTGGACACTGATAACAAGGCCTCAGG GATGGTTGGCTGGTTTGTGTCAGGGCTTGGCTTGAAGCTCCCTCAGCCTGTTCTTCCACCCCAAAATGACGCCGAG GCCACAGCAGATGTTCTGAAGAAAG CCTCTACCAAACTCAATCCTGACATGGTGTTAGAAGACGTGGATTCAGACAGCGAGGGCCACATGACCTCAGCCCACACACAGCAGATCATAGCACAAAGGAGTTCCTCCATGCACCAAAACAAGTGTGAGTCAAAGCAAGCATCCCACCCGGCTTTGGCTCCAGTTCTTCAGGAGGATGCTGAGACCCAGACAGGCCGCTGGACACCGTTCATTGAAAGCATCAGGCGGGAGGCTGAGGATGTGGCCTTGGCCACCATGGAGGAACG TTTGCAGCAGGAGCGCATAGAGATGACCATCATGGCCGCAGAAGTGGCGAGACAGACGGCCGAGATGGCCGTAAGACAGCTGGCCAGCGAGGGTCAGTCCATCAAACTATCACTGGGGAGCCAAGAGATGCTGGAGGAGCCCGACACAGA ACTGCAAGTTTTAGAAGAAGAGACACCAGTGACTGAGCAAATCATTGT AAAAGAGGAGCTTCTTGCTGTTGAAGAGCAGGAAGAAAGCAAcgctgaggaggaaaccggcattGAAGAAG GAGAGCCGGAAAAGGAGGCAGAGCCACGAGGGATATCCCCGTCTCCCCCTCCGAGACCTGAACCAGTGAAGGTTTCTGAACCGGAGTGCGTTCAACAAGCAGTGGTCCAGAGCCGAGAAGAAGTTCCACAGGCTGAGCCTGTGACCCAGCAGCCACAGAAAGCTGACAAAGACATTCAAGGCACCAAGACTGACGAAAAA GAGGATGCCACTGAAGATGATTGTGGGG ATAGTTCTCGACTCAGCCTCCGTCCAGCAGTCAATATCGAGGATTTCGACTCGCACTGCGAGAGTGCCGCAGAGGGGAAAGCGGAGCAACTCCTCACCCCGCAGGATCCGAAACTAACAACCTTGACTGTCCCCGTCACCCCAGCAGGAGGGCGACCAag TAGGAAGCTGCAATCTCAAAGtgaagatgatgaggaggaagcAGGCATCCCAATCAGAGCCTGGGCCAGCCAGTCCAGCATCCACAGCTCCGATGACCC CTTGCGAGAACGTCCGTCATCGTCTGCCAGTCAGACCAGCGCAGCGGTCAATGAGCGTCTTCAGGAGCTGGTCCGCATGTTTAAAGAGAGGACAGAGAAGGCGAAAGAGAAACTCATAGACCCTGACAGCTCTGATGAAGACAGCATCATCCCCT CTCCTCAAAAGGCCCAAGCGCCGCACCCCGCTCCCAATACGCTACGTGTGGGCAAGGACGTTTCTGAGGAGCCCCCTGGTCCTTCAGGAGGAGGAGCCGACAGTGAGCCAGAGGAGAAGTCCGAGCGGCAGGTGAAATCCCCTCGACGGACACGAGCCTTTGTGCGCTTCCGCTTCCCCGCCAGCATCGACCCTTTCACCA ATTTAATGTATGTCCTGTGGATGTTCTTGGTATCTCTGGCGTGGAACTGGAATGTTTGGTTTATCCCAGTGCGTTGGGCTTTCCCCTACCAGACACCAAGCAATATTTATTACTGGCTGCTGACTGATTACCTTTGTGACCTTATTTACATCCTGGACATCACCGTCTTCCAGCCACGTCTGCAATTTATCCGAGGAGGGGACATAGTT TGCGACACAAAAGAAATGAGAAAGAATTACATGAAATCCAAACGTTTTAAG TTTGATGTGGCTAGTCTTGTTCCGCTGGAGCTCTTCTATTTCAAAACTGGCATCAACCCTCTCCTGCGCCTGCCCCGGATACTCAAG CTCAACTCATTCTTTGAATTCAATGAGCGTTTAGAGGCTATCCTGACCAAAGCCTACGTCTACAG GGTGGTCCGGACCACCACGTATCTCCTCTACTGTCTCCACTGCAACGCCTGCCTCTACTACTGGGGCTCTGCCTTCAAAGGATTGGGTTCCACTAAGTGGGTGTATGACGGCAAAGGCAACAG TTACATTCGCTGTTACTATTTTGCGGTGAAGACCCTCATCACTATCGGGGGGTTGCCAGATCCCACTACCCTGTTTGAGATCGTCTTTCAGCTCATCAACTACTTTGTGGGAGTCTTTGTCTTTTCTATCATGATTGGGCAG ATGCGAGACGTCGTTGGGGCAGCCACAGCTAGTCAGACAAATTACCGTACCTGTATGGACAACACCATTAAATACATGTCTTCGTATCGCATCCCCAAAGATGTCCAGAACAGAGTCAAAACCTGGTACAACTACACTTGGCAGTCACAAGGCATGCTGG ACGAGCAGGAGCTGCTGACTCAGTTGCCAGATAAGATGCGTCTGGACATCGCCATTGATGTCAATTACTCCATCATCAGCAAAGTCCCTCTCTTTCAG GGTTGTGATCAACAGATGATCTTTGACATGTTAAAGAGCCTGCGCTCAGTTGTTTACCTGCCAGGGGATTATGTCTGCAAAAAG GGAGAGGTCGGTCGGGAGATGTACATCATCAAAGCAGGGGAAGTGCAGGTGGTTGGTGGACCGGATGGGAAGACAGTTTTTGTCACTCTTGGTGCTGGCTCCGTCTTTGGCGAGATTAG TTTACTCGCAGTGGGCGGGGTCAACAGGCGTACGGCTAACGTGATCGCTCACGGCTTTGCCAATCTTTTCATCCTGGACAAGAAAGACCTGAACGAGATTTTGGTCCACTATCCTGAATCCAAGAAACTGCTGCGTAAGAAAACCAG GAAGATGCTCACCAAGGAGAAGAAACCTGATCCCAAAGAGGAAGCCAAGGAGCCTGCCAAGGTCCAGGTCACTCCTGTAAGGCCAGAGACTCCCAAGCTGCTAAGAGCGGCCTTAGAGATGACTGAGAAATCCACTGGactcaaaggagccatggctcaAGTTAAAGACAAGACCAACAAGTCTAGCGTCTCGCTGCAG GCATCCATCTCGTCACCGGTTCCATCCCCCGTCTCCACGCCTTCAGTCACTCCCGCCATCTCCACCACGTTTCTCTCCACATTTGCCAGCTTCAACGACAACTCGGATATGTCGCTCTCTCTCACGGAGGACGTGCTGCCAGTGGATCACAGACAGGAGTGTGAgcgagaggaggaagaggaggagggtgggaTAAAGGTGTGA